AGCAGATCCGGGTCGAAGTCCTTCAGCAGGTCGGCACCATTGGCACCCAGCTTCACCGACTTCGCCTGGCGCAGCAGCGGCACCGGGTAGGTCACTTGGAAGCGCGCCTCGACCTGGTCGCGGTGCTTGCTCGCGATCACCGGCGTCATCTCCACGCCTTCCAGCGAGACCGGCTCCGCTTTCCACGTCAGCACGGCTTCACCCGTGTTCTCGAATTTCACCGGGAACATCACCGTGGCGGAGCCACCGGAGTCCAGGGTCAGGGTCTTCTCGGTCTCCGCACCCACCAGCGTGGCGATCGGATCCGAAGCCGCCGGGCTCGGGTTGAAGGTGATCTTCCAGGTTCCCTTGAAACCGGAGGCGTTCTGGACCAGCGCCTGCACCTTGAGCGAGTCGCCCTCGTTTGCGAAGCGCGGGGCCTGCGGCTCGATCATCAGCGGCTTGTTCACCGTCACATCCGCTTGGCTGTGGCCGAACTTCGCCTCGCCATGATGGGCTACCGCGATCACGCGGTAGCGCGTCAGGGTGTCCGGCATCGTGAAGTTCGCGCTGAATTTCCCGTTCGCATCCACCGTCAGGCTCGGAGCCCATCCCGCACAGGGGTCGAAGTCCTTCCGCGCCCGATCCGCCAGCGCGGACAAGTCGCCATCGCCACCGCCCACGAAGAAGCCCTTGTTGAAGAAGCTCTGCTCTTCCGGCGATTCCGCCAGGAAGCGATCCAGCGTGGTGCCGCAGTTCACCCGCAGCTCGCGCGGATCGTAGAACCACGCCATCGGGTTCGGCGTCTCGTAGCCCATCACCGCCAGCGTGCCTTCATCCTCGGCATACAGCGTCACCTCGGCACCTGCTGCCGGGCTGCCGTCCGCCAGCTTCACCGTGCCGCTGAAGTCTACCTTCTGCCCGGGCAGAACGCTGTCCTTCGGCACTTCCAGATTCACGGCCAGACGGTCGCGGACGTTCTCCACCATTAGCTCGCAGTAGCCCAGCCGGAGCTGCGGCTCCTTGAACTGCCGCGCGCTGTCTTGCGCACCCTTGATCACCAGCACGGAGACGAAGGCATTCGGCGCATCCGCATCACCCACCGGGATATCGAGAACCGGCTTGTCCGCCTTCAGGTCGACCATGAAGGAGCGCAACACCTTCTCGCGTTCCACGGTCACCAGGGCCGTGCCTTCGATCGGGGAGAGCACCAGCACCCGGGCGGTTTCACCCGGTTTGTAGAGCTTCTTCTCCGCCACCAGCTTGATCCGCATCCCGTCCTCGTAGGCCCAGGGATACTCGTCGCCGCCGTAAACGTGGATCGAGGCCACGGTGGCAAACTCGCGGCCTTCCGCATCCTTGCCGCGCAGCTCGACCTGGTGCAGGCCCGGCTGCTGCGGGGCGAAGAGGAATTCCGTGCCCTTGCCGCCGCTCAGGTTGAGCTGCGTGGTGGAGAGGTCCTCGCGGCGCGCCTCGTTGCGCACCGCGCTGCCCCCGTTGCCGTCGGACATGCGCACCTGGTCGTTCACCTCGCGGGAGTGCTTCGCCTCGACCGTGAGGTCGCCGGCGAAGGCCTCGCCCTTGGTATCTACTGCCACGATCTGCAGCGGCAGGCAGTCACCCACCCGCACCAGCTTGTCGATGCGGCCGATCCCCACGTATACGGAGGACGGGTGCACCGTGGTTTCGGTGCTCTTGTTCAGAGATTGCTGGTTCGCATCGGTCACCTCGGTGGAGAGCGTCACCTCGCGGGTCATCGGGAATTCCGCATCCGGAAGCTTCGCCGTGACCTTTGCCGTGCCGTCTTCCGCCAGTTCGGCCTTGCCGGATTCGTTGTTGGAGCGGCGCGAGCCGTAGTCGTCGTCCCAGCGGTAGCCGAAATAGTGGTACCAGTAGCCGAAGTCCTGCGTCCGGTGATCACCGAAGAGGTAGTCGCGGAATTTCTCCGGGTAGAAGTTCGTTTCCTGCACGTGGGTGAAGGTCTCCACCTTTCCCTTTGCCACCGGCTGGCCTTGGTAGTAGCCCGCTTTCAGCAGCAGGGAGACTTCCTTCGCACCCGGGGCCGGTTGATCCAGCGTGTGCGCGAGCTCGAAGGCATTGCGGCGGAATTCCTCGACGCGCAGCGGCAGCTCGAAGGCGGCGTTCGCCTGGATCTGCTCGCGCTTCGACCAGTCTTCCTCGTCCTCCAGATTTGCCAGTTCTTCCGGATACTCCAGGCGGATGCGGTGGAAGCCGGTCTTCTCCGGTGGTAGTTCGATGTCCGCATCGAAGCTGCCGCTCGCCGAGAGCGTCACCGCACGGCGCACGATCTCCTTGTTCGTCGGGTCCAGCACCACGAGGTCCGCGTGGGCCTGCGGCTGGGCGATGATCGCATTGCCATTCTGGCGACGCACGATGCCCTTCAGGTGAACGGTTTCACCGGGACGATAGAGCGAGCGGTCGGTAAAGAGGAAGACCTTGCGGAATTCTACCGGAGTCGTTTCCCAGGAGTAGCGCACCGGGAAGCGCCACAGTCCCACGGTCGGCAGAGCCGTATCGTAGGCGATCGAGTAGCGGTCCGTGCCCAGCACCGCGTGGAGATGGCGTGCCGCAGCCTCGCGGGGCAGGCTGGCCATGCCATCCGCACCGGTCTTGGCCTTCTGCAGCTCCTTGGCGTCTTCGCCGTAGGTGGTCAGTTCCACATCCGCCAGCGGCTTGCCCGTCAGGCAGGAGAAGGCGAACACGCGTGCCTCGCCATCGATGACCTTCCATGCCAGGCCGATGTCCGTGAGCTGGATCAGGGCCTGCACCACCGGAGTCTTCACCTCGCTTTCTTCCTCCTCATCGGAGTTCGGGGTCGTCTCGCCCTCCGGAGCGCCTGCGCCCTCCTTCGGCGTGCCGGCGATTTCCAGGAAGAAGGCGGAGGGGGCCTTCGCCACCGGGTTGTGACCTTCCTCGTCTTTCGGGAAGCCCAATTCCCACGGCTTGGCATCGCCGCCCAGCACCTTGTCCCAGTCCAGGATCAGCGGCTGCGTGGTATCCAGTGGATTGCCCAGCGTGATCTCCAGATCGGCCACGGTCGTGCCGCCCATCATTTCGTAGGGGACCAGGTGCGTCGGCTTCAGGTACTCGCCGTTCGGGCCGGTGCCGGTGTAGTGGCGGTAGCCTTGCTGCGCGCGGATCAGCTCCGCGCCCTCCAGCTTCTTCACCCGCACGCGCACCTTCTCCAGGTTCACGGTTTGCACGCGGTACTTGCGGGTTCCGGAGGCCAGCTGGCTCTCATCCTGGCTCGGCAGCGCGAGCTCGGCGGGCAGCGCCTCGAAGCGCAATTCCTTGGACACCGGCTGGCCGAGGGCACGGCCGTCGATCGAGGCCAGCTCTCCCGCGAGTTGCACGGTCCATGCCGCCTCTTCCGAGAAATCCCCGAGCAGGTGAAGCTCGTCATTCCTCACCTCGATCCGGAAGTCCTTCGGCAGCGGGGTGATCTTGACCAGGTCCGGCGAGAGATCGACCGGCAGCTTCACATTGAAGTCCGCTACGATCTTCCGCGGTTCGTCAGCGATCGTCACCGCGCTCAACGATTCGATAGTCAGCGGGTCCACGTTGCCGATGTGCCGCACCGCATCCGCGCCGAACTTCGCCTTGCCGCTGGCATCCGGCAGGCCGTTCAGCATCGAGAGCCGCCAGTTCTTTCCTTCCGGCAGCGCCTGCAGCGGCGTCACCACCAGGCCGTTCGGCAGCTCCAGCTCCGGCTTCAGCTCGCGCTGCGGTGGCTCGGCCAGCCCGCGCTTGGCGAAACGCTCGCTCCATGAAAACCCGAGAAA
This is a stretch of genomic DNA from Luteolibacter rhizosphaerae. It encodes these proteins:
- a CDS encoding alpha-2-macroglobulin family protein, with the protein product MRPIAVLLAGLSIHGATAAPRLHVSTASLTPESTIELVLDRAAAPADRIGQEAKTPWLDIQPAWAGSTHWKEANVLEFRPATAPVLGTTYTFKLKGKHQHLDGTAVPNEDLGKVPSEPFQVDYATLLERYDGNWSPRTAAFFLRFNGDVVPEKAAPFLFFEADGGKRVAAKTERATFGRLKQPGFLGFSWSERFAKRGLAEPPQRELKPELELPNGLVVTPLQALPEGKNWRLSMLNGLPDASGKAKFGADAVRHIGNVDPLTIESLSAVTIADEPRKIVADFNVKLPVDLSPDLVKITPLPKDFRIEVRNDELHLLGDFSEEAAWTVQLAGELASIDGRALGQPVSKELRFEALPAELALPSQDESQLASGTRKYRVQTVNLEKVRVRVKKLEGAELIRAQQGYRHYTGTGPNGEYLKPTHLVPYEMMGGTTVADLEITLGNPLDTTQPLILDWDKVLGGDAKPWELGFPKDEEGHNPVAKAPSAFFLEIAGTPKEGAGAPEGETTPNSDEEEESEVKTPVVQALIQLTDIGLAWKVIDGEARVFAFSCLTGKPLADVELTTYGEDAKELQKAKTGADGMASLPREAAARHLHAVLGTDRYSIAYDTALPTVGLWRFPVRYSWETTPVEFRKVFLFTDRSLYRPGETVHLKGIVRRQNGNAIIAQPQAHADLVVLDPTNKEIVRRAVTLSASGSFDADIELPPEKTGFHRIRLEYPEELANLEDEEDWSKREQIQANAAFELPLRVEEFRRNAFELAHTLDQPAPGAKEVSLLLKAGYYQGQPVAKGKVETFTHVQETNFYPEKFRDYLFGDHRTQDFGYWYHYFGYRWDDDYGSRRSNNESGKAELAEDGTAKVTAKLPDAEFPMTREVTLSTEVTDANQQSLNKSTETTVHPSSVYVGIGRIDKLVRVGDCLPLQIVAVDTKGEAFAGDLTVEAKHSREVNDQVRMSDGNGGSAVRNEARREDLSTTQLNLSGGKGTEFLFAPQQPGLHQVELRGKDAEGREFATVASIHVYGGDEYPWAYEDGMRIKLVAEKKLYKPGETARVLVLSPIEGTALVTVEREKVLRSFMVDLKADKPVLDIPVGDADAPNAFVSVLVIKGAQDSARQFKEPQLRLGYCELMVENVRDRLAVNLEVPKDSVLPGQKVDFSGTVKLADGSPAAGAEVTLYAEDEGTLAVMGYETPNPMAWFYDPRELRVNCGTTLDRFLAESPEEQSFFNKGFFVGGGDGDLSALADRARKDFDPCAGWAPSLTVDANGKFSANFTMPDTLTRYRVIAVAHHGEAKFGHSQADVTVNKPLMIEPQAPRFANEGDSLKVQALVQNASGFKGTWKITFNPSPAASDPIATLVGAETEKTLTLDSGGSATVMFPVKFENTGEAVLTWKAEPVSLEGVEMTPVIASKHRDQVEARFQVTYPVPLLRQAKSVKLGANGADLLKDFDPDLLKGRGQVELEFSRSLLMDAAGSVDYLLSYPYGCVEQTTSSMMPWLAVEQLRGVVPSFAKYPPAKVQAALQSGVNRLLSMQQPEGGFTYWPGARESVPWASAYAGLGLLLAKEAGADVPEASIASLCNHLEAGLRGIGNGATPYELETACRAAWVLGIAGREPGAYVNTLKDRMADLNNRARCYLALALQAADDEAGAVAILRDKTKFRLKDDTWMPWEADRAMELLAWSALDAESMEAGNALEKLVRDRNPYGHWNTTWVNAWSLLALATYAENHDESEASTVTLTTAEGPKTIVLKAGDPAVSMEFALSPDLKLSATSDKMSYLRVKLASKPDIVPQIPVSKDGMEITRFYEKVKPDGTSEPLAEPKPGDLVRVTLEVLLPQRESRYLVVEDRLPAIFEAVNNDFSSQAAHGNAGRTSENDWAVSHSELRSDRALFFYDSVWGGTRKKITYLARCTMEGKAVAPPAKAESMYDPNNTALSASREF